The nucleotide sequence AAAGGCAATCCTTTTTTATATAAATTGAAATTTAATTCATCATGATTATGAGCTTTTCAGGTAAAAATGCATCAATTGTGCTGAAGCCGTAAAACTTTTTCAGCCAAATTTAAATAGAGTTTTTAATAGCAATCCATTTTTAATTGTCCTTTTTTCTGATAAAAACTTAGAGGTTTATTATTGTAGTTTTTGCAAATTTCAGTGAGGCTTTTTACGATTTCTTTTTGCATCAAAATAGAACCACAAATCATAATTACAGATCCATCCTGAAGACTTTTTGCAATTTTTTCAGCATCTCTAGCGACTAAATGTTGCACATAAACTTTCTCTTTAGAAATTCTGGAATACGCTGGTAAAAATTCAGTTAAACGCCCGTTATTCAGAAAAGAATCTATTCTATTTTTATATACATTAAAGCTTGCCTCATTGCGCCCTCCCCAATACAAAGTGATCGTTTGCTTCTTCGCATTTTCTTGCATCATGCCAATAAACGGTGCTATGCCAGTACCCGTAGCAATCATTATGGTATTTTTTGAGAGATTAAAATGAAAATCGGGATTCTTGACTTTTACAGCATCAATTTCGCTGCCTTCTTTTGCGTCATTCAAAAAGTTAGAGCATAATCCAAACTCATGTTTCTTAATACTCAACAAAATATTATACTCTTGATCTTTCCCAATAGAATACAATCTTTCGTGATCATTTTTTGTAGGATAAATTGCCAATAGATCACCTGATTTTATCTTTTGCTTTTTTATCGGAGCTAAGCCTACAACGAAAGTATCATCCGGACTTTCACTGGCTTTCGTTTTATATAGAATTTTATATTTTTTTGTCTTTTTTCGCTGTTTTGTAACGTCATTATCTCTAGGAACGTTTACTGTAATTCCGACTTTATTGCTCCACTGATCGACCCATTGATCGAAAGCCTCCCACGATTTATTATTTATAGTATAGGGCTTCAGAAACTGATGGCTTACTTCATTTTCGTACAACTGTTGATCGACATCAAAAGCATACTTACAATAACTAGGATAGGCAAGAGATCCAAAACCTACTACAGAATAGGAAAAAGTATTTTTTTGTTCAATATTATTAAATTTCCGAAGGAATTTTTTAGCATTTGCAGGCGGTTCTCCGTCGCCATAAGTCGAAGTGAAAATGACCAATTGCCCCATTTTTTTAAAAACGGCATATTGATCCATCTGGGCTATAAAAACCTTTTTTCCGTTCTTGATTAATTCCTGCTGAAAAAGCTTAGCGAAAGACATTGTACCTCCGGTTTCTGATCCTACAAGAATAACAATTTCGGCTTCATCTTTTTTGAACTTATTCTTTAGCAGTGATTTTCTTCTTTTAAGTGTGATCGCAAAACCAGAATAGATAAAAAACAATATACTTATGCAGGAAAGTGCTAATATTACTGCCCAAATTACAT is from Zunongwangia endophytica and encodes:
- a CDS encoding PepSY domain-containing protein, producing MILSIWRYSHLSLAVSSFVFILIASVTGIILAFEPIDHAALDYKPADNSVLPVSEVIKILQSSYDEVLSLEVDAQGFTVASVFSMEGDSGDFYINPETGIKIGEIEHQSSVFQFATSLHRSLFLKSTGRIFVGITSFLLFLINISGLILVIKRQQGFKAIFDKIVRENFYSYYHIYLGRLSLIPIIIITVTGVFLSLLRFNIIPEVRLAHTINEEKLVENPQRILSDFPSLEHIYLDDVRSIEFPFSEDASDPFKISLQNKEILVNQYTGEVISELPYPLINLISGYSYNLHTGRGNVIWAVILALSCISILFFIYSGFAITLKRRKSLLKNKFKKDEAEIVILVGSETGGTMSFAKLFQQELIKNGKKVFIAQMDQYAVFKKMGQLVIFTSTYGDGEPPANAKKFLRKFNNIEQKNTFSYSVVGFGSLAYPSYCKYAFDVDQQLYENEVSHQFLKPYTINNKSWEAFDQWVDQWSNKVGITVNVPRDNDVTKQRKKTKKYKILYKTKASESPDDTFVVGLAPIKKQKIKSGDLLAIYPTKNDHERLYSIGKDQEYNILLSIKKHEFGLCSNFLNDAKEGSEIDAVKVKNPDFHFNLSKNTIMIATGTGIAPFIGMMQENAKKQTITLYWGGRNEASFNVYKNRIDSFLNNGRLTEFLPAYSRISKEKVYVQHLVARDAEKIAKSLQDGSVIMICGSILMQKEIVKSLTEICKNYNNKPLSFYQKKGQLKMDCY